One window of Chamaesiphon minutus PCC 6605 genomic DNA carries:
- a CDS encoding TonB-dependent receptor yields MQKMMNFPTVFRQYLPWQQILITGSVFAHFLLKTTGSSATTASEIERSDKISLASRSSSPQLIAGADNFNPDLKLSPLREQIPIPSLPPPTQSAPSPGANSGSVEDIGVKPAPVGVPFVVLEGLQPNIRNDWNNSGQVNRTIESTAIFRLNNGDSLRDSKAERLLFTTGYNTYEQPGTNTVTNIPIGVDWETKIDSLKVHSGVGVDISSGSTTPNFNLKVDYPLTTGLTVSADLQQGAYKFNAKTIENKISALRYGPSIFWQIDKDTSLFSSLKLGNYSDNNQETQSFSRIERKFGEFSIAGNLFTWNYQNSTDKGYFAPPDFLVYTGEFAWEGSVIRDVLNCRISASVGGQNVNATSSDAGGYQTKCTAKLSPNFEADLGYSFSNVKTNVPINSNANSQSVIGQIRVKF; encoded by the coding sequence ATGCAGAAAATGATGAACTTTCCAACAGTTTTCCGCCAGTATTTACCGTGGCAACAAATATTAATTACGGGTAGTGTATTTGCCCATTTTCTCCTCAAAACGACTGGATCGTCTGCCACGACTGCATCTGAGATCGAGCGATCTGACAAGATATCTTTAGCTAGCAGATCTTCCTCTCCACAACTGATTGCTGGCGCGGACAACTTTAATCCCGATCTAAAATTATCACCACTAAGGGAACAGATCCCAATTCCCTCATTACCCCCCCCAACTCAGTCAGCACCCTCACCTGGAGCTAATTCTGGTTCGGTTGAAGATATAGGTGTAAAACCTGCTCCAGTTGGAGTACCTTTTGTGGTGTTAGAGGGACTGCAACCCAATATCCGCAATGACTGGAATAATTCCGGTCAAGTTAACCGGACGATCGAATCAACTGCAATATTTCGACTTAATAATGGCGATTCCCTTCGGGACAGCAAAGCTGAACGGTTATTGTTCACCACTGGTTATAACACTTACGAACAGCCAGGAACCAACACTGTTACTAATATTCCCATCGGGGTTGATTGGGAAACCAAAATTGACTCGCTTAAAGTTCATTCGGGTGTCGGAGTCGATATATCGAGCGGCTCTACTACACCCAATTTTAATCTCAAAGTGGACTATCCCTTGACGACAGGTTTAACTGTATCTGCCGATCTTCAACAGGGGGCTTACAAATTTAATGCCAAAACGATCGAAAATAAAATCTCCGCACTCCGATATGGGCCATCGATCTTCTGGCAAATAGACAAAGATACATCATTATTTTCATCTCTAAAATTAGGAAACTACAGCGATAACAACCAAGAAACACAGTCATTCAGTCGGATCGAGCGCAAATTTGGTGAGTTTTCGATCGCAGGTAACTTATTTACCTGGAATTATCAAAATTCTACTGACAAAGGCTATTTTGCACCTCCAGATTTTCTAGTTTATACAGGGGAATTTGCTTGGGAAGGTAGCGTGATTCGAGATGTCCTCAATTGTCGGATCTCTGCTAGTGTCGGCGGACAGAATGTCAATGCCACTAGTTCTGATGCTGGTGGCTATCAAACCAAGTGTACTGCCAAGCTCTCGCCCAATTTTGAAGCGGATCTGGGTTATAGCTTCAGTAATGTCAAAACTAACGTGCCGATTAATAGTAATGCAAATAGCCAGTCTGTTATCGGTCAAATTCGGGTCAAGTTTTAG
- the opgC gene encoding OpgC domain-containing protein, whose translation MSIISSPVESPDLTSVPTKRKKLWQYDPELYGKRDLRIDLLRGLAIVSMVVNHLECRSYFNNITQGHIYASSAEGFVFLSGFVLGFVTCQRIDKIGLTSAMQKLLERAKVLYFTSFILIAGLGLLSIFAPGMTRPSFDRAPGEWWQILLAAATLHLAPPIVDILQLYVLCLLASPAIFWLLRRGLLLPLLTTSWTLWWIQQVHPYSFSFQPLDRAHPYFVFSTWQILYVHGVAAGYHKDKLAKIWKRLPKIPVLLGMLAIVIAALVAAHFDLQLGTWPEKVQDRALWLRLTDRSTNGPIRLVTLLGLFSLMFMAVDRFWIPLDKTLGKLLIPLGQNSLYVYIIHVPLTLIWFVIPGLIQGSTWLVSLAQAIAIGLCWWLVKREVLFKVIPR comes from the coding sequence ATGTCAATTATCAGTTCACCAGTTGAATCCCCAGATCTAACTTCAGTACCTACTAAGCGTAAAAAATTATGGCAATACGATCCCGAACTCTATGGGAAGCGGGATCTTCGCATCGATCTACTCCGAGGTTTGGCGATCGTGTCGATGGTAGTCAATCACTTAGAATGTCGCTCGTATTTTAATAATATTACCCAAGGACATATCTATGCAAGTTCGGCGGAAGGATTTGTCTTTTTATCTGGCTTTGTGCTGGGATTTGTAACCTGTCAACGAATTGATAAAATTGGCTTAACTTCTGCGATGCAGAAGTTATTAGAACGAGCCAAAGTGTTGTATTTTACTAGCTTTATCCTCATTGCAGGCTTGGGATTATTGAGTATTTTCGCACCAGGTATGACTCGACCGAGTTTCGATCGCGCACCTGGAGAATGGTGGCAAATTTTGCTAGCAGCCGCCACGCTCCACCTAGCTCCACCGATCGTCGATATCTTACAACTATACGTGTTGTGTTTATTGGCTTCTCCTGCCATATTTTGGTTGCTGCGGCGGGGACTTTTATTACCACTATTAACTACCTCTTGGACATTGTGGTGGATTCAACAGGTGCATCCCTATTCGTTTAGTTTTCAACCACTCGATCGCGCTCATCCTTACTTCGTATTTAGTACTTGGCAGATTCTGTACGTGCATGGTGTTGCTGCTGGTTATCACAAAGACAAGTTAGCAAAAATATGGAAACGCTTGCCCAAAATACCAGTGCTACTGGGAATGCTCGCGATCGTCATTGCCGCTTTAGTTGCCGCTCACTTCGATCTCCAACTCGGAACGTGGCCTGAGAAAGTGCAAGATCGCGCCCTATGGCTGCGGTTGACCGATCGGAGTACCAATGGCCCAATTCGATTAGTAACGCTGCTAGGGCTATTTTCGCTGATGTTTATGGCTGTGGATCGGTTTTGGATACCTTTGGATAAAACGCTGGGTAAGTTATTGATTCCATTAGGTCAAAACTCGCTATATGTCTACATTATTCATGTGCCACTGACTTTAATCTGGTTCGTGATTCCAGGTTTGATCCAAGGCAGTACTTGGCTCGTCAGTCTAGCTCAAGCGATCGCGATCGGTTTGTGTTGGTGGTTGGTGAAGAGGGAGGTTTTGTTTAAAGTTATCCCACGTTAA
- a CDS encoding DUF4079 domain-containing protein produces MNANDLFLLLHPIFAVAVVFPLIGMVVRMAWQTRQRRLAVATGGKSSIPGVVGKEHVDLGRWLSGSVVVLSLIGLAHPIFSKILEQQAWIKSPFRVVFLLMMFVATSGSLFFLYRSTQKIWLGIFATLTGMGLVVLGSQPEIYRREAEWYVSHYYYGIIAAMLMIFSLAIIQDIYRDRSNRWRNVHIILNCLALLLFIGQGFTGTRDLLEIPLSWQKPYVESLYKYECDKKNCSIQPQSVPSLPK; encoded by the coding sequence ATGAATGCCAACGATCTATTCTTGCTATTGCATCCCATTTTTGCCGTTGCCGTAGTTTTCCCGCTCATCGGCATGGTAGTAAGAATGGCATGGCAAACCCGTCAACGACGGCTAGCTGTGGCAACTGGTGGGAAGAGTTCAATTCCTGGAGTTGTGGGCAAAGAACACGTAGATTTAGGTCGATGGCTGAGTGGCTCGGTGGTAGTGCTGTCTTTAATTGGGCTGGCACATCCGATCTTCTCAAAAATCCTCGAACAACAAGCGTGGATTAAATCACCATTTCGGGTGGTATTTCTCCTGATGATGTTCGTTGCCACTAGCGGTTCTCTGTTCTTTTTATATCGATCTACTCAGAAGATTTGGCTGGGCATATTTGCCACATTAACGGGGATGGGCTTAGTAGTGCTGGGTTCTCAACCAGAGATCTATCGACGTGAAGCTGAATGGTATGTTTCCCATTATTACTATGGGATAATTGCCGCGATGTTAATGATTTTTTCATTAGCAATTATTCAAGATATTTATCGCGATCGTAGCAATCGTTGGCGCAACGTGCATATCATTCTCAATTGCTTGGCACTACTATTATTTATCGGTCAGGGGTTTACTGGCACGCGAGATTTGTTGGAAATTCCACTGAGTTGGCAAAAGCCCTATGTAGAATCGCTATACAAATATGAATGTGACAAAAAAAACTGCTCGATCCAACCTCAATCTGTACCATCACTCCCAAAATAG